One Ricinus communis isolate WT05 ecotype wild-type chromosome 1, ASM1957865v1, whole genome shotgun sequence DNA window includes the following coding sequences:
- the LOC125369876 gene encoding uncharacterized protein LOC125369876 has product MEQFMDFLMQRAAQQQAPAPQTQQQKAVIDKNYERVRKQRANVFQGTTDPAEAEEWLQNTERETVLRSKDRPITLTWNDFLREFAEKYTPEIYRDRKKLEFLQLKQNDMSVTEYEVQFVRLCKYALEEIATEELKRKKFEMVLRLHIRDILENVGDLDQ; this is encoded by the exons atggaacagtttatggattttctaATGCAACGGGCAGCTCAACAACAAGCACCGGCGCCTCAGACTCAACAACAAAAGGCtgtgatagataagaattatgaaagagttaggaaacaaCGTGCTAATGTTTTTCAAGGTACTACTGATCCTGCTGAGGCTGAGGAATGGTTACAAAATACAGAAAGG gaaacagttttaagaagcaaagataGACCAATTactttgacttggaatgatttcttAAGAGAATTTGCTGAGAAGTATACTCcagaaatttatagagacagaaagaagcttgaatttcttcagtTGAAACAGAATGATATGTCAGTTACAGAGTAcgaagttcaatttgtgagattatgtAAGTATGCACTAGAAGAAATAGCCACTGAAGaactgaaaaggaagaaatttgagatggttTTGAGGCTTCacattc GAGACATACTGGAGAATGTTGGGGACCTAGACCAGTAG